DNA from Tripterygium wilfordii isolate XIE 37 chromosome 4, ASM1340144v1, whole genome shotgun sequence:
TTCTTGAGGCAGAAGatgatatttaaatatttaataccAAGCTCTTCAAAAATCTTCTTCAGCTCTAAAACTAGTTCAGACCTTCGATTATTTGTATCCATGTAGCTAGTTCTGGAAGCTTATGGTATGGTTCACATAGAGAGCCATTTTCATCTTGTTCACATTCTCAATCTCCTCAACCACGATGCTGTCCTTAGGTCGCCAGTGTTGGGACTTTCTCTCCAAATATCTGAGGATTCAAACAAAGCAACCCACATTCAATAATGGAACCTCTCTAGCAAGTTCAAACCATCATAACATGCAGCAAATAAATATAAGAGAAGACAAAAGCATAAAATATGGAGAGGGAGGTAAAGCAGGAATAATTATGGAAAACCAATGTGATAATGAACTCACCAGCCGGTTCTATAAAgcttttctcttgatttttctGCAGCCCCTTCGAAGAGTAGGATCACATTATCTACCTCCTCCTTTTTCATGAAGCGTAAAAGGTCCTCTTCATCAATGTACCTAGATCAAATCAATGAGAGTTCCACCACAAGTAACAACCAAAAAATTCCAAGAACTTAATAAGCCTATATATTCTCACTTGCTACCAGGCTAGGCTACATTCCCACTTACTACTTATCTACTTAGCTCTTTTCCCATCCTCATCACCATCAACCATCTGATGGAGAGTATCAGAAAGTTTCCTATAGATACATTATGTTATCCCTATGTTTGATCATGGTGTCTACTAGTTCAGTTAATTGCTTGTAAGTGACCCTATGTTCCAATTGCCTAACATAATCCTATAATCATGGACCAACTACTTTATCCCCACCCGTCCATAGCGGGGAACCCTTGCCTCTCTCACCATATCCGGGTGTTGATGCAACACGTTGCTTGCTGGGAACACCCTAGCATGCCCTTACTCATTTATCAAAAGACTTAGGGTTCGATGCAGCGTACCGCTGTTGAGGTATGTCCATGCCAACTGCCAAGTTTTGCTTCtatcaaataaattcatttatTCAGTACTTCTTGGCCTTCTATTCTTTTCATGTCCATAGTTTTGAAGATTAATTTCAATCTTACCACAGAATTCTCTAATCAATGGAAAGGAGAACTGAAagtatttaattttataaaccCTGTTCCTTGATTTGGTATGTTGTCCTGGCCATTTAGCTAAACATCTGACATACCAACCCTTGTTCTTGTCATATTCCCAGGAATGTCCGATAAAATTGGAACTCTCGTACTCTTCATTTCAATACTAAATTCCAGTCCCCATTCAATTGCTTCTGTTTGTTTTTCTACGCGGCAACTTGATTGAATGAGTTGTTACCTCCTTGAATACTTTACAAGGCAAATGACCAACATAGAAAACCATATTGTAATCTCCATGTTCTTTGGCTACACACAACAACAGGCCTGCACAATGTGTGTACAAGTACAGCCCCTTTTTCATGAGACTATAAATAGCTACTAAGTATCACATTATTAGCACCATCTCACCCTCCAGGATCATTAATTCTACATATCAAATAGTTTGCTATGGCATCAACAACTTCAACCAACAAGTTTTTCTTCCTACTTTTAGCTTCATTTGCCATTGCACAAGTGGTGCAAGCTGGAGATGCAGATATTACCTCTGATTTTTTGGCACCCCCTGGTGCAACTGTAGATGGGAATTTCTTCACGTACACTGGTATGCGCAACCTTGTCAATGAAAAACCACCTGCAAATTTTACGGTCAAGAAAGTAAGCATGGCTGAATTCCCGGCTCTTAATGGGCAGAGTGTTTCCTACGCTGTTCTTCAATTCCCTACGGGCACAATAAACCCGCCACACACCAACTCTCGTTCCACTGGGCTGCTTTTCGTCATTCGAGGTTCACTTGAAGTGGGATTTGTTGACACAACCAACAAGCTCTACACTCAGACACTACAAACTGGCGACATGTTTGTATTTCCAAAAGGACTTATTCACTACCAGTACAATGCTGATCCAGAAAAAATTGCTCTCGCAATTGCTGCCTTCGGGAACGCGAGCGCAGGGACTGAACCACTTCTTGCCACTCTCTTCGCAACCAATATTGATGAAAATATCTCGGCCAAGTCATTCAACACTGATGTAGCCACCATTCAAGCTCTCAAGGCCAGTCTTGCTTCGAAGGCTTGAGAATATCAATCTTGATCGGTCATTAGTTACTCTTCTATTGTCATCCTTTAACCATTCTTTTGCATTTACTAACCCCAGCATCTTTGTTTAAAAGGATGTCTGGAATGTATCAGCCTTTTTCACTCTTTTCTGCAATCACAATTTActtgaagaaataaaaaatttcttataCTGTGAAGTGCTGACTGTCGAGGCATATATGTTTCTGTATTAACATGATATTAAAAGCAAGGTGACAACAGAAATGTGTTGGATAAAAATCTCCATATCCTGAGAGGCACTCTTCATCTACCCTTACAAAAATTGTCATCCTAGCTCAAGTCAACATCTTTCTTAAGAGAGATTTCCATGAGAAATGAGATTCCAATCATGTTACACTCCATAAATATCATGTTGGGTTTTGGTCTAACCTGAGTTTTCATTTCTTACATCTGAATTTGCAAATGAGCAGCCACGTTTAGAGTCAATAAAAGAACTAAGCTGACTTTGTTCACAAAGAAGAGAGACCATCACCGCGTAGGAAGTGGAAACTAAGAAGCTGCAGACCCAGCATGTCTAAGGCAAACTTCTTGAGGCAGAAGATGATATTTAACACCAAGCTCTTCAAAAACCGTCTTCAGCTCTAAAACTAGTTCAGACCTTCGGTTAAAGTTTATGGTGTGGTTTACACGGATAGCTATTTCCATCTTCTTCTCCTCATTGTCAAATCTCAAGAATACCGTTGTCAATATGTTCATCTCTTCAACAACCATCTGCTGAGATGAAATGAAGACCAGTACTTTGGTAGTTAAAAATCCCATCAAAAGACACCCACATTATAGTAATGGCAAGAAGCAAGACTCCAGAGACTAGCTGGTTTAACTCCTCCATGGCTGTTTTGGTTTCATATAAGGAATGAGCTAGCGATTTGCATTCGAGGTAAAAATTAAACTGCAAACAAGAATGATGCCATCCATAAGAACACACATTAAGAAAAAGAGTTCCACAAAATCATGATCTTTTTTCCCCAAAACCCCCTTCTCTATCCCCTTTATGGTTTGTGTATGTATAATCTGCAAATTATTCCATTCATAAATCTGGACAGCATTATGCATAACTTGACTCAGCCTACAGAGATGTCAAAACCACCAAATACTATCCAAAAGGGGTCCAATTGACAGAAACAGAGAACAGTTTATAAAAGCAAGAACAAGTgaacaaccaccaccaccagaagGAAAGTGAAATTCTGAAAATCCCAATTTCCCTGGTCCTGATTCATCTTCCTACTGATGTAGGACCCGCAATGAATACTGTACAAAGACCGATTGACCAAAAACAAtcagagaagaaaaatcaaatcaatactAGAGAATAGTTGAGAGTAAACAAGGGAGAAACCAAAAACGTGAGGATTACGGAGATAGAAGAAACCCTACCTTCCATGACCCGCTGCAGCTTCGGCAAAAACTGTCCCCACTTTTTCGTCCTTGACTACTAGTACGATGTAATGCACTGACTTATTGAcatttttattcctttttggAGCCCACATTAAttgaaatcaaaataaaagttaATTAAACAGGGAATTACTAATTGCTAACGTATTAGTCgccttaaaataaaaaaaaggtgatATTTATTTTGGATTTACAAAATCACAATTAATCATAATTAATTATCCATCAACAGTACTACTAAAACTTTTATTTAACTAAGTAATTAATTATGCATTTAGATAGTAAAAGCAAACAAGACAAGACACAGAGAAACAATGGATTCTTATCTAAATTCAATCGCTCTCAAACCCTCCACCTTGTTCGGTGTCTTGTGATTGTACAATGTTTTTGTCTTCGTTCTCATTAACAAagagaatttcttcaatgactGCCCAACAACCACGGCTATTGGATTGAGTACTTAAACATTTGTTTAATCCCCAGGGGATAGAGTTTCTTGATTACAACATAATAACCCTTTCCTTATAAACCCAAATCCTCTCTTTAATCAATCCTGTTAAGCCATTTCCACACAAAACCCAATTCCAGAATGAGTAATTTTTCATTCCCACCAATTCGGTTACCTCCACTGCCACCGTCGCCGCCACCGCCGCCGCAACAGAATGCCAACCTGCCTATGTTGTACTATGCACTTGTGGTGGTAGGAACATCGGCAATAGTGCTTGCAATATACAACCTGATCATCATCAGGTTGTGTCATTCAAGGCCAAGATCGGACCGGTTTGCGGGAGTCACAGCAGGTGATCGGAGTTTGGAGAATCCGAGGAACAATTGGTTGCCTAGTTTTAAGTACAAGAAGGCACAAGAACAGGGGAGCAAGGAGTTGGATTTTGAGTGTGCAGTTTGCTTGTCTGTTTTTGAAGAAGGGGAGGAGGTAAGGCGATTGCCAGTTTGTAAGCACTGTTTTCATGCTCCCTGTATAGATACGTGGTTATCTTCGCACCATGATTGTCCGCTCTGTCGTGCGCCGGTGAATCCTCCTCCTCCCGTTTGTCATCGAGGGATAGAGATCACGGAGAATCCTCACGTAGGGTTGGTAGTTTTTCCTTCTCGGCTTGAGATTTGATTTGTGTTCATTAAGGAAGCTGAAGCTGGAAACTTCTGTGTCTGCTTGTCTGAGTTCCTTTGAATTTCGTTGATTAAGGAAGGTGAAGTTAGAAACTTCTGGGTCTGTATGTTTGGGTTCCTTCAACGATGATATCTTTTTTTAACCTTAAATCCACCATCCAGCTATCTATCAGACAACTAATAAATCCCGAGTCACATGGAAGACTCCGCTACTCCCATGGTCCAATGTAGGAAGATAATACATGAATGAGCAAGGATCTATCATGCAAATTGTGATAATGAAAACATCCCGAGTCACATGAAAGACTCCACAACCCCATGATCCAATGTAGGAAGATAACGTAGGACTGAGCAAGGATCTATCATgcaaattgcgataatgaaaACACCAATGAGACTTAAACTCATTACCTCCCAATGGTCACTTGCGCTAAGAGTTACTGTAGTCAAGTCTACCATTTCAACTAAACGATCCGTTGTTAACAATGGCATCATTAGCATCGCAAGCTCATAATCATGAGTCATCGTCCAAAATCATGAAAGATAGATTCACATCCTGCTGGGTTTTTCAAAGTACATATACAGTTATAGCCGCCCCGTAATTTAATCAAATTCAACTTGTAATTCACGGTAAAGACAATATATTCAACAATATCCCAGGCCTTGTATAGTTGTATTAGGCCTAACTACCCAACAACTAAAGTTGGGACCTCCAATGATTCATGTCCTTACCTAAACCATTTTCTATTTCTAACACAAATTGGAGAAGGGGTGTTTGAACCACTGACCTCATAATTAAGAAGAGGATGGGGTGACATCATTTTAAGTGGGGTAGTAAATAGTAATACTCCTTAATTGTACAAATTTCCTCACAAAAAAAGTGCTAATTCAACTTAAACAAAGATAAGTGGGGAATGGAGAGGGAAACATGTCATGTAAAGCGAAATAAGCGTCAGTCTGTTCTAGCTAAGTAGCAGGTAGGAAAAACATATGCATTGTTATAACATAAAAGCAATTTGATAGAAATTTACATTCACATCAGGTAGTTCTGGAAACTTTCATATTCATCATAAGTATAATTCAGATTGGAAAATTTTACAAGAGGGAAAGAAACAATGTCTTCAAATTTTCTACCTGGCCTGCAGGTCGCCGTAACACCACTAATATTACAGTTTTCTTAGATTGTCTAACCTTGCCTGCAAGTCACTATCAATCCCACCATCTTCATTCCCAGCAGTTTCCGCCGCTTGTGCAACTTTACCCTTCACAGCTGGCGCAGCAACAGCTGATGATGGTGCATTCACAAGCTGTGCATTCAAAAAAACAGCAAACGCGTTATCATTTTCAAAGTATAAGTTTAATCACGAGATAAATAGATTCCCTATCCATGGTAAGAGTAAAGAGTACCTCTTGATTGATGTCTATTCCAATCTCATCAAGAACCTGGCTCACTAGTTCTTCtgtttcctcctcttcttcatcccCTTCCAGTGCATCATCAATAGCATCTCCCATCACCTCGGTCATCATTTCCATCTTCTCATTTTGCCTCTCAAATTCTTGCATTATTTTCTGCAGTGATGGCAAATTCATTTGCCTATTCATCTGGCCCATTGCCTTAGTCACACCTTTCATTGCTTCTCCCATGGCTTGTGTGGACTTCAACGTCTGAGAACCATTTACAGGACCAAAATTTTAGGTGGCTAAGCATGTGAAAATATTATGggtcaaatcaaacaaaatatcATAGTTAATTCATCAACACTATGTGAAAATGGCAGTCGCCTAGAACCAGGTCTGTAATACAATACTCTGTGAAAAAGGGAAACCAACAATTAAAGCATCTCAAATTATTTAACATAACTTCCATAATAAAAAAATGCACAGAAAATAAGATATAAACTTGAACTTAAGAAATCAAGACAAAGTAGACTTTTTCAATGGCAACTAGTCCAACAAAGTATGCAGGAACTCAAGAACGCATAATCAACTAAGCATGTGATTGTGGCCAATCAGTACATGTATGCTAACACTCTTGTTATCTTTTTTAGATATAACAGATTTTACAAACCATCTAAATGTTGCAAAGGTCACAAGTATATACCTGAATTCTAAGTGACACGCCCTGGAGTTGTGATTTAAGCTTATAGAACTTCTCAATCTGATGCCGTGTTCTAATAAGGTCCTTTGCCATCACCTTCACAGCTCCCTGgaacaaaaatgtaaaatattacTTAAAAGTTAACAATCAGTCAAGCATCATCTCATTTTACTTTTTAGATTCTATCAATACCAAGAGCCATAATCACAATCAGTATCTCTCCTCCAATTGCATATTTAGAACCATTGCTTATAAGAAGCAAATGACAGCCTCTTCCAAACaaactgataaaaaaaataattcatgtaAAAGTTCAAGATAAGCCACGTTAATGCAAAAAAGGTGGAAAGGAAGGAAAACCTAAACCGGTAAACCCCCACCAAATATGTATGTTGAAGGCATGATTTTGGTGATAATACAGAAGGTCCATGTAGATGACAATGCAAGAATAATATGATAATTATATGATCATCCTTGAGTCCATGTTGTCAAAGGCGAAAGGCACACCTCAGGCATAAAAGCCTACCATTGTCCACGCACAAGGTATGCTAAATGTGTGACCGTGAGGGAACAAACAGCCTCTCTGCTATAAAGGGGTAAGGCTATATGCCCATCCTCAACCGACCTCTTTGTCAGGGCTTCGTGCATAGGAGTTATTAATGCTTTGCATGTTTTTCAGCTAGATCACTTCATCTAGACATTCATCAAGAAATGAACTCATGCAACTGAAAAAATACTAAACAGTATAACATGATATATGaaattgagaacataatttgagTAGTTATGCAAAAAATTCGAAAGAGAATTCAAATATCAAGACAAAGTTATCAACGTAACGGAAACGGAAAGAGAGATTATCAGGGCAGTAATTTTCTTCCCCATCAGTACAGGCCTGTGGGGAGGAAATCTGCACTTAAAAACCTGTGAAGAAACACCTATGGTGAGCGATACGAGATAATATATATGCTAGAGGCTAATACATAAGAGAAATTAGCAAGTAAACGTAACAAACCATCTGCCCTTGTTTGGCACTTTTCTTTATTTCTGAAATTAGCTTCTTCTCTTGCGTTTGTAGCCCTTGTCTTTCCCTCTCTATCTCTCTTATGGATTTGTCCAACATCCTCTTATTCTCCCGCAGCAGTTCTGATACCAAAACCACAAGTTCATTCAGAATACAAACATAGAGAAACTTCAGTAGATAACGACAAGCAAGCAAAGAATTACTATGTATCTGCAACATCCTCATTCACTCACTAA
Protein-coding regions in this window:
- the LOC119996589 gene encoding germin-like protein 9-3; protein product: MASTTSTNKFFFLLLASFAIAQVVQAGDADITSDFLAPPGATVDGNFFTYTGMRNLVNEKPPANFTVKKVSMAEFPALNGQSVSYAVLQFPTGTINPPHTNSRSTGLLFVIRGSLEVGFVDTTNKLYTQTLQTGDMFVFPKGLIHYQYNADPEKIALAIAAFGNASAGTEPLLATLFATNIDENISAKSFNTDVATIQALKASLASKA
- the LOC119996794 gene encoding uncharacterized protein LOC119996794 — encoded protein: MWAPKRNKNVNKSVHYIVLVVKDEKVGTVFAEAAAGHGSIHCGSYISRKMNQDQGNWDFQNFTFLLVVVFNFYLECKSLAHSLYETKTAMEELNQLVSGVLLLAITIMWVSFDGIFNYQSTGLHFISADGC
- the LOC119997587 gene encoding RING-H2 finger protein ATL39-like, with the protein product MSNFSFPPIRLPPLPPSPPPPPQQNANLPMLYYALVVVGTSAIVLAIYNLIIIRLCHSRPRSDRFAGVTAGDRSLENPRNNWLPSFKYKKAQEQGSKELDFECAVCLSVFEEGEEVRRLPVCKHCFHAPCIDTWLSSHHDCPLCRAPVNPPPPVCHRGIEITENPHVGLVVFPSRLEI
- the LOC119997217 gene encoding vacuolar protein sorting-associated protein 2 homolog 1-like, which codes for MSFIFGKRKTPAELLRENKRMLDKSIREIERERQGLQTQEKKLISEIKKSAKQGQMGAVKVMAKDLIRTRHQIEKFYKLKSQLQGVSLRIQTLKSTQAMGEAMKGVTKAMGQMNRQMNLPSLQKIMQEFERQNEKMEMMTEVMGDAIDDALEGDEEEEETEELVSQVLDEIGIDINQELVNAPSSAVAAPAVKGKVAQAAETAGNEDGGIDSDLQARLDNLRKL